A single Pseudomonadota bacterium DNA region contains:
- a CDS encoding nickel-dependent hydrogenase large subunit, protein MAKRIVVDPVTRIEGHLRIDCEVDGGKVTNAWSSGQMWRGIELILRGRDPREAWLFTQRICGVCTTVHAVASVRAVENALDMEVPLNAQYIRNLIIGAHSVHDHIVHFYQLCALDWVDIVSALKADARKTATLGQSLSSWKGNSYHEIMAVQDKLKAFIGSGQLGVFGSGYWGHPAMKLEPEVNLLAATHYFQALDYQRRINKVVTILGSKTPHIQNLAVGGVANPINPDSTSALNMEKLYHVKTLIDEVGDFVENVLLVDVAAVGAFYADWTKYGAGVTNYLSVPDMPLDTKGKIFELPGGYIPDGDVGKFAPITSYQDSFFKDNVKESIKHAWYKGDWNRHPFEEETEPNYTDFEDNGKYSWVKAPTFKGAPAQVGPLANVLSMYAAGHETTRKYVGLTLERVSKLAGAKVGIAALHSTIGRIAARAVRCGVLYNTLNNQWQALIDNIGRGDMTTFNPPVFPKGEQRGFGFHEAPRGTLSHWIVIENGIIKNYQCVVPSTWNAGPRNADDALGPYEASLLGNPVADPEKPLEILRTVHSFDPCLACAIHLVDGNSREIVRVKVL, encoded by the coding sequence ATGGCAAAGAGAATTGTTGTTGATCCGGTAACCAGAATTGAGGGGCATTTACGGATTGACTGTGAAGTGGATGGCGGCAAGGTGACCAATGCCTGGTCCTCAGGTCAGATGTGGCGGGGCATTGAGCTTATTCTCAGGGGCCGTGATCCCCGCGAGGCATGGCTTTTTACCCAGAGAATCTGCGGTGTCTGTACGACGGTGCATGCCGTTGCTTCGGTCCGGGCCGTGGAAAATGCCCTTGACATGGAGGTGCCGCTCAACGCCCAGTATATCAGAAACCTGATTATCGGCGCCCATAGCGTCCATGACCATATTGTGCATTTTTATCAACTCTGTGCTCTGGACTGGGTGGATATTGTTTCAGCCCTGAAAGCCGATGCCCGGAAAACCGCAACTCTCGGCCAGAGCCTGTCCAGCTGGAAGGGGAACAGTTATCATGAGATCATGGCGGTGCAGGATAAATTGAAGGCATTTATCGGCTCCGGGCAACTGGGCGTTTTCGGCAGCGGTTACTGGGGGCATCCGGCTATGAAGCTTGAGCCGGAGGTTAATCTGCTTGCGGCGACGCATTATTTTCAGGCCCTTGATTATCAGCGTAGAATTAACAAGGTGGTGACGATCCTTGGCAGCAAGACTCCGCATATTCAGAATCTGGCGGTGGGCGGGGTGGCAAACCCCATTAATCCGGACAGCACTTCAGCCCTCAACATGGAAAAACTCTACCATGTTAAAACCCTGATCGACGAAGTTGGTGATTTTGTTGAAAACGTTCTGCTGGTGGATGTTGCCGCAGTGGGGGCATTCTACGCCGATTGGACAAAATACGGCGCCGGGGTGACCAATTATCTGTCTGTTCCGGATATGCCTCTTGATACCAAAGGCAAAATATTTGAACTGCCCGGTGGTTATATTCCTGATGGCGATGTCGGGAAATTCGCCCCCATAACAAGCTATCAGGACAGTTTCTTTAAGGATAATGTCAAGGAAAGCATCAAGCATGCCTGGTATAAAGGTGATTGGAATCGTCATCCCTTTGAAGAGGAAACAGAGCCGAATTATACGGATTTTGAGGATAACGGAAAATATTCATGGGTCAAGGCACCAACATTTAAAGGGGCGCCCGCCCAGGTCGGGCCGCTGGCAAATGTTTTATCAATGTATGCTGCCGGGCATGAAACCACCAGAAAATATGTTGGTCTGACCCTGGAAAGGGTGAGTAAGCTTGCCGGGGCAAAAGTCGGGATTGCCGCGCTGCATTCGACAATCGGCAGGATCGCTGCCCGGGCAGTGCGCTGTGGGGTACTGTACAACACGCTGAACAATCAATGGCAGGCGTTGATCGATAACATCGGCCGGGGTGACATGACCACCTTCAACCCCCCGGTGTTTCCCAAGGGAGAGCAACGCGGCTTCGGATTTCATGAAGCGCCGCGCGGCACCCTGTCTCATTGGATTGTCATTGAAAACGGTATTATAAAAAATTATCAATGCGTGGTTCCTTCCACCTGGAATGCCGGACCGAGAAACGCCGATGATGCCCTTGGTCCTTACGAGGCTTCTTTGCTGGGGAATCCGGTTGCCGATCCTGAAAAACCCTTGGAAATCCTGCGGACGGTACACTCCTTTGATCCGTGCCTTGCCTGTGCTATTCATCTGGTTGATGGCAATTCTCGCGAAATTGTCCGGGTCAAAGTGCTATAG
- a CDS encoding HyaD/HybD family hydrogenase maturation endopeptidase, protein MNVGVLGIGNVLLRDEGAGVRAIEELESRYIFPDDVELLDGGTAGIELLQYIQEKDLLIIIDAMRNGQAPGTVYRLEDEEVPAAFMTSISPHQLGISDLLAKATLIDALPERLLLYGIEPKDLTTGIGLSAEVELGLGQVILEVVALLEKNGLKPMVLERSASSPRGFWFRNASAVDEENNPSSANSSSFCLSMTAGQTLKEKESMA, encoded by the coding sequence ATGAATGTAGGTGTGCTGGGAATAGGCAATGTTCTTCTCAGAGACGAGGGGGCAGGGGTGCGAGCCATTGAAGAGCTTGAGTCGCGGTACATCTTTCCCGATGACGTGGAGTTGCTTGATGGGGGCACTGCAGGAATCGAACTTCTGCAATATATTCAAGAAAAAGATTTGCTGATAATCATCGATGCCATGCGAAACGGCCAGGCTCCGGGCACCGTCTACCGTTTGGAAGATGAAGAGGTCCCTGCAGCTTTCATGACCAGCATCTCTCCGCATCAATTGGGTATTTCCGACTTGCTCGCCAAGGCAACGCTTATTGACGCACTGCCCGAAAGATTGCTTCTTTACGGTATTGAGCCCAAGGATTTAACCACAGGAATCGGGCTTTCCGCCGAGGTTGAACTGGGCCTGGGTCAGGTCATCCTTGAAGTTGTCGCCCTGCTTGAAAAAAATGGCTTGAAACCCATGGTGCTGGAACGAAGTGCCTCATCTCCAAGGGGTTTCTGGTTCCGGAATGCTTCAGCTGTCGATGAAGAAAATAATCCATCCAGCGCAAACAGCTCATCGTTTTGTCTATCTATGACAGCAGGTCAAACATTAAAAGAAAAGGAATCAATGGCGTAG